The following are encoded in a window of Allosphingosinicella indica genomic DNA:
- a CDS encoding class I SAM-dependent methyltransferase: MSKLLITAAGAALIAAGPALAQAADPHAAHNQAGHSAGGHAEHAALQAAIDAPTRTAANKARDNWRHPMETLAFFGVKPNDTVVELWPGGGWYTEILAPYLAQRGSLYVVPPTGRYEEGIRKKIATDAKAYAKVQVATITPGTDTSIPAGSADVVLTFRNIHNWAMGDAPIADAVMKEAYRVLKPGGVLGVVEHRLPEARDAAAEKSSGYMKVSSVRRLAEAAGFQLAEESEINANPKDTADHPKGVWTLPPTLTMGDADRAKYQAIGESDRMTLKFVKPRA, encoded by the coding sequence ATGTCGAAGCTTTTGATCACCGCCGCGGGCGCGGCCCTGATCGCCGCCGGGCCGGCGCTGGCGCAGGCCGCCGATCCGCACGCCGCGCATAACCAGGCCGGCCATAGCGCCGGTGGCCATGCCGAGCATGCCGCGCTGCAGGCCGCGATCGATGCGCCGACGCGCACCGCGGCCAACAAGGCGCGCGACAACTGGCGGCACCCGATGGAGACGCTCGCCTTCTTCGGCGTGAAGCCCAACGACACGGTGGTCGAGCTGTGGCCGGGCGGCGGTTGGTATACCGAGATCCTCGCCCCCTATCTCGCCCAGCGCGGTTCGCTCTACGTCGTGCCGCCCACGGGCCGCTACGAGGAAGGCATCCGCAAGAAGATCGCCACCGATGCCAAGGCCTATGCCAAGGTCCAGGTCGCGACGATCACGCCGGGCACCGACACCAGCATTCCCGCCGGCTCCGCCGACGTCGTGCTCACCTTCCGCAACATCCACAATTGGGCGATGGGCGATGCGCCAATCGCCGATGCGGTGATGAAGGAAGCCTATCGCGTGCTGAAGCCGGGCGGCGTGCTCGGCGTCGTCGAGCACCGCCTGCCCGAAGCGCGCGACGCGGCGGCCGAGAAGTCGAGCGGCTATATGAAGGTGTCGAGCGTCCGCCGCCTCGCCGAAGCGGCCGGCTTCCAGCTCGCCGAGGAATCGGAGATCAACGCCAATCCCAAGGACACGGCGGATCACCCCAAGGGCGTCTGGACGCTGCCGCCGACGCTGACCATGGGCGACGCCGACCGCGCCAAATATCAGGCGATCGGCGAAAGCGACCGCATGACGCTGAAATTTGTGAAGCCGCGTGCGTAG
- the phaR gene encoding polyhydroxyalkanoate synthesis repressor PhaR, translating to MAASASTGDEGLIIKKYANRRLYNTETSTYITLEHLAEMVRQKREFKVIDAKSGEDITHNVLTQIIMDEEARGKAMLPVNFLRQLIQLYGDSMQAMIPGYLEASLEAFQRNQSQFRDAMAGAFNTGPFAEITKRNMELFTAAAAGGTAPGMPPRDAAKPNSDVADLKAQLAELQKKIDKLGG from the coding sequence ATGGCCGCTTCGGCATCCACGGGTGATGAGGGTCTCATCATCAAGAAATACGCCAACCGGCGGCTGTATAATACCGAGACTTCGACCTACATCACGCTGGAGCATCTCGCCGAGATGGTGCGCCAGAAGCGCGAGTTCAAAGTCATCGACGCCAAGAGCGGCGAGGACATCACCCACAACGTCCTGACCCAGATCATCATGGACGAGGAAGCGCGCGGCAAGGCGATGCTGCCGGTCAATTTCCTGCGCCAGCTCATCCAGCTCTACGGCGATTCGATGCAGGCGATGATCCCCGGCTATCTCGAAGCCTCGCTGGAGGCGTTCCAGCGCAACCAGTCCCAGTTCCGCGACGCGATGGCGGGGGCGTTCAACACAGGGCCCTTCGCCGAGATCACCAAGCGCAACATGGAGCTGTTCACCGCCGCCGCGGCGGGCGGCACTGCGCCGGGAATGCCGCCGCGCGATGCCGCCAAGCCCAACAGCGACGTCGCCGATCTCAAAGCCCAGCTCGCCGAGCTCCAGAAGAAGATCGACAAGCTGGGGGGGTAG
- a CDS encoding alpha/beta hydrolase has translation MLRSETAANPARMAKALAGVKRYQQAPRPAPPAPMPVVAAAHGACVRDYGGSGPAVLFVPSLINPPAVLDMPGDRSLLGWLAGQGARVLLLDWGEDAARRSGMDVAAHAADIAAPLARETGVAALVGYCLGGTIATGAAALLPGARLATIAAPWHFAGYPDADRDRLLTLWTQARPLAERLGVLPMEVLQSAFWSLDPARTVAKFEAFADLDPASSEAAGFVALEDWANDGPPIPFAAARELFEDFLQRDVTGTGAWQVGGAPVDRAADLAILSTSDRIVPAATAGPAVASIALSQGHVGMVVGSRARAALWEPLAAWLRG, from the coding sequence ATGTTGCGCAGCGAGACCGCAGCAAATCCGGCGCGGATGGCGAAGGCGCTGGCGGGGGTGAAACGCTATCAGCAGGCCCCCCGCCCCGCCCCGCCGGCGCCGATGCCGGTGGTCGCCGCAGCGCATGGCGCCTGTGTCCGCGATTATGGCGGCAGCGGCCCGGCGGTGCTGTTCGTCCCCTCGCTCATCAATCCGCCCGCGGTGCTCGACATGCCGGGCGATCGCTCGCTGCTCGGCTGGCTCGCCGGCCAGGGCGCCCGCGTGCTGCTGCTCGACTGGGGCGAGGATGCCGCACGGCGCAGCGGCATGGACGTCGCCGCCCACGCCGCCGACATCGCCGCCCCGCTCGCGCGCGAGACCGGGGTGGCGGCGCTGGTCGGCTATTGCCTCGGCGGCACCATCGCCACCGGCGCCGCCGCGCTTCTCCCCGGCGCCCGCCTCGCGACCATCGCCGCACCCTGGCATTTCGCCGGCTATCCCGATGCCGACCGCGATCGATTGCTGACGCTCTGGACGCAGGCCCGGCCGCTCGCCGAACGGCTCGGCGTATTGCCGATGGAGGTATTGCAATCCGCCTTCTGGAGCCTCGACCCCGCGCGCACCGTCGCCAAGTTCGAAGCCTTCGCCGATCTCGATCCCGCCAGCAGCGAAGCCGCGGGCTTCGTCGCGCTCGAGGATTGGGCCAATGACGGCCCGCCCATCCCCTTCGCCGCCGCGCGCGAATTGTTCGAGGATTTCCTCCAGCGCGACGTGACCGGCACAGGCGCCTGGCAAGTGGGCGGCGCTCCGGTCGATCGCGCCGCGGACCTCGCCATCCTCTCGACCAGCGACCGCATCGTCCCCGCCGCCACCGCCGGTCCCGCCGTTGCCAGCATCGCGCTTTCGCAGGGCCATGTCGGCATGGTCGTCGGCAGCCGCGCGCGGGCGGCGCTGTGGGAGCCGCTGGCGGCGTGGCTCCGGGGCTGA
- a CDS encoding acetyl-CoA C-acetyltransferase produces the protein MTEVVITAAKRTPVGSFLGAFAATPAHELGRVAIEAALAQAKVAPEDVSEVILGQVLTAGQGQNPARQASMAAGLPKEVPAWGINQVCGSGLRAVALGAQAIQTGDASIVVAGGQENMSLSQHAQNVRGGTKMGDLGLVDTMIKDGLTDVFNGYHMGITAENLAEQYQVTRGDQDAFAVASQNKAEKARAEGRFKDEIAPVTVKGRKGDTVVEDDEYIRAGVTSDSIAGVRPAFKKDGTVTAANASGLNDGAAALVLMSREEAEKRGAPVLATIKSWATAGVDPSVMGIGPVLASKKALEKAGWTVGDLDLIEANEAFAAQALSVGKELGLDPAKVNVNGGAIAIGHPIGASGARVLTTLLYEMEKRDAKKGLATLCIGGGMGIAMCVERG, from the coding sequence ATGACCGAAGTCGTCATCACCGCCGCCAAGCGCACCCCCGTCGGTTCCTTCCTCGGCGCCTTCGCGGCCACACCCGCGCACGAGCTCGGCCGCGTCGCGATCGAAGCGGCGCTGGCGCAGGCCAAGGTCGCGCCGGAGGACGTGTCGGAGGTGATCCTCGGCCAGGTGCTGACCGCCGGCCAGGGCCAGAACCCGGCGCGCCAGGCGTCGATGGCGGCGGGGCTTCCCAAGGAGGTGCCCGCGTGGGGGATCAACCAGGTCTGCGGATCGGGCCTCCGCGCCGTCGCGCTCGGCGCGCAGGCGATCCAGACCGGAGACGCCAGCATCGTCGTCGCCGGCGGGCAGGAGAATATGTCGCTCTCGCAGCATGCGCAGAACGTGCGCGGCGGCACCAAGATGGGCGACCTCGGCCTCGTCGATACGATGATCAAGGACGGGCTGACCGACGTATTCAACGGCTATCACATGGGCATCACCGCAGAGAATCTCGCCGAGCAATATCAGGTGACGCGCGGCGATCAGGACGCGTTCGCCGTCGCCTCGCAGAACAAGGCGGAGAAGGCGCGCGCCGAGGGCCGCTTCAAGGACGAGATCGCGCCGGTGACGGTCAAGGGCCGCAAGGGCGATACGGTGGTCGAGGATGACGAATATATCCGCGCCGGCGTCACCAGCGACAGCATCGCCGGCGTCCGTCCCGCGTTCAAGAAAGACGGCACGGTGACTGCCGCCAATGCCTCCGGCCTCAACGACGGCGCCGCGGCGCTGGTGCTGATGAGCCGCGAGGAGGCCGAGAAGCGCGGCGCCCCCGTGCTCGCCACGATCAAGAGCTGGGCGACCGCGGGCGTCGATCCCTCGGTAATGGGCATCGGCCCCGTCCTCGCCAGCAAGAAGGCGCTGGAGAAGGCCGGCTGGACGGTCGGCGATCTCGATCTCATCGAGGCGAACGAGGCGTTCGCGGCGCAAGCGCTGTCGGTAGGCAAGGAGCTCGGGCTCGATCCCGCCAAGGTCAACGTCAACGGCGGCGCGATCGCCATCGGCCACCCGATCGGCGCGTCGGGCGCGCGCGTGCTCACCACGCTGCTCTATGAGATGGAGAAGCGCGACGCGAAGAAGGGCCTCGCCACGCTCTGCATCGGCGGCGGCATGGGCATCGCGATGTGCGTGGAGCGCGGCTGA
- a CDS encoding ABC transporter ATP-binding protein: MSKPAKIAIKDVAKAFGENVVLDGVSLDVKTGESLAIIGQSGTGKSVLIKCILGLLTPDAGSIRIDGQEVVGASEREQERIRRKTGMLFQGGALFDSLPIWRNVTFGLTRGAYKNPAKMRDIAAENLERVGLGADILDLRPSALSGGMQKRVALARAVAPRPEILFFDEPTTGLDPIRADVINDLIMSLVDDLGITALTITHDMASARKIAHRVAMLYRGRIIWCGPRDRLYDSGNPYVDQFVQGQAEGPIR; the protein is encoded by the coding sequence ATGAGCAAGCCGGCGAAGATCGCGATCAAGGATGTTGCCAAGGCGTTCGGCGAGAATGTCGTACTCGACGGCGTCAGTCTCGACGTGAAGACCGGCGAGTCGCTCGCGATCATCGGCCAGTCCGGCACTGGCAAGTCGGTGCTCATCAAATGCATCCTCGGGCTGCTCACGCCCGATGCCGGATCGATCCGCATCGACGGGCAGGAAGTCGTCGGCGCGAGCGAGCGCGAGCAGGAGCGCATCCGCCGAAAGACCGGCATGCTGTTCCAGGGCGGCGCCTTGTTCGACTCGTTGCCGATCTGGCGCAACGTCACCTTCGGGCTGACCCGCGGCGCCTACAAGAACCCGGCGAAAATGCGCGATATCGCAGCGGAGAATCTGGAACGCGTCGGGCTCGGAGCCGACATCCTCGATCTGCGTCCCTCGGCGCTGAGTGGCGGGATGCAGAAGCGCGTGGCGCTCGCCCGCGCGGTCGCGCCGCGGCCGGAGATATTGTTCTTCGACGAGCCGACCACCGGGCTCGATCCGATCCGCGCCGACGTCATCAACGATCTCATCATGAGCCTGGTCGACGATCTCGGCATCACCGCGCTCACCATCACCCACGACATGGCGAGCGCGCGCAAGATCGCGCACCGGGTGGCGATGCTCTATCGCGGCCGCATCATCTGGTGCGGCCCGCGCGACCGGCTCTACGACAGCGGCAACCCCTATGTGGACCAGTTCGTCCAGGGGCAGGCCGAGGGGCCGATCCGCTAG